One Streptomyces sp. P9-A2 DNA window includes the following coding sequences:
- a CDS encoding serine/threonine-protein kinase has protein sequence MSSNGGARHGAADEPTSFGLQPPKPSPNPPASVPHPGNPYAAPTQVVPQQSRQQPQQPQQPNRQAPAGPPVPPSAPSLPARHEPPGHDSSRHEPSHPRPPQDEPGVGRLIAGRYRLLSKLGHGGMGTVWRAADETVDREVAVKEPRVPDHLPERERANAFERMRREARAAARLDHPAVVNVHDVAVVDGQPWIVMELVQGRSMGAVLQEEGTLSAREAARVGLEVLGALEAAHAAGILHRDVKPDNVLLGRHDRVVLTDFGIAQIEGETSLTDTGGFVGSPEYIAPERVLGQRPGPASDLWSLGVVLYAATEGVSPFRRSNTPATLQSVLNAVPASPAAAQGPLAEVITGLLQKDPAHRPNAARVRALLDAVANPPAPQPTQIVHAPALGDGTGPGTGTGAGSGSGGKGIRIGYKTLSGLVAAVVAGAVAAYLVIADPFAGPLPDDWKTHKEKDVAASVSVPKDYQRTVPDPEKSLGGDKEHWVRYTDHSGSIWIGLTLDRKAEDTRNSIEASADAEMYDDNKSFKESGNYALDMPQGSETKPKPDLTYKGKKAAENTVVYQTNDSQNPRPREMRIFYYMTSGEDMYKLTVSYPGKGDFTERGREVAETVIANLDVDEL, from the coding sequence ATGAGCAGCAACGGGGGAGCCCGCCACGGCGCGGCCGACGAGCCAACGAGTTTTGGTCTGCAACCGCCGAAACCGAGCCCGAACCCGCCCGCGTCCGTGCCGCATCCGGGCAACCCGTACGCGGCGCCCACGCAGGTGGTTCCGCAGCAGTCCCGGCAGCAACCGCAGCAACCGCAGCAACCGAACCGGCAGGCGCCGGCCGGGCCGCCGGTGCCGCCATCGGCCCCGTCGCTGCCGGCGCGTCATGAGCCGCCCGGCCACGACTCGTCCCGTCATGAGCCGTCGCACCCTCGGCCGCCGCAGGACGAGCCCGGTGTCGGTCGGCTCATCGCCGGTCGTTACCGGCTGCTTTCCAAGCTCGGGCACGGCGGTATGGGCACGGTGTGGCGGGCGGCGGACGAGACGGTGGACCGCGAGGTCGCCGTCAAGGAGCCCCGCGTCCCGGACCACCTTCCCGAACGCGAACGCGCCAACGCGTTCGAGCGCATGCGTCGCGAGGCCCGTGCGGCCGCCCGGCTGGATCACCCCGCAGTGGTCAACGTCCATGACGTAGCGGTCGTGGACGGGCAGCCGTGGATCGTGATGGAGCTGGTCCAGGGCCGTTCCATGGGCGCCGTACTGCAGGAGGAGGGCACCCTCTCGGCACGCGAGGCGGCCAGGGTCGGTCTGGAGGTGCTCGGCGCGCTGGAGGCCGCGCACGCGGCCGGCATCCTGCACCGGGATGTGAAACCGGACAACGTCCTGCTCGGCCGGCACGACCGGGTCGTCCTCACCGACTTCGGTATCGCCCAGATCGAGGGTGAGACCAGTCTGACCGACACCGGCGGCTTCGTGGGCTCACCCGAGTACATCGCGCCCGAGCGGGTGCTGGGCCAGCGTCCCGGACCCGCCTCCGACCTGTGGTCCCTCGGGGTCGTGCTGTACGCGGCGACGGAGGGAGTCTCGCCGTTCCGGCGCAGCAACACGCCCGCGACACTCCAGTCCGTCCTCAACGCCGTGCCCGCGTCGCCCGCCGCCGCGCAGGGTCCGCTGGCCGAGGTCATCACGGGCCTGCTGCAGAAGGACCCGGCACACCGCCCGAACGCCGCCCGGGTGCGCGCGCTGCTGGACGCCGTCGCGAACCCGCCGGCACCCCAGCCCACGCAGATCGTTCACGCCCCGGCCCTCGGCGACGGCACCGGGCCCGGTACCGGTACCGGTGCCGGCAGTGGATCCGGAGGCAAGGGCATCCGGATCGGCTACAAGACGCTGAGCGGACTGGTCGCGGCGGTCGTCGCCGGAGCGGTGGCCGCGTATCTGGTGATCGCGGATCCGTTCGCGGGACCGCTGCCGGACGACTGGAAGACCCACAAGGAGAAGGACGTCGCGGCGTCCGTGTCGGTGCCGAAGGACTACCAGCGCACCGTGCCCGACCCGGAGAAGTCCCTGGGCGGCGACAAGGAGCACTGGGTCAGGTACACGGACCACAGCGGCAGCATCTGGATCGGTCTGACGCTGGACCGGAAGGCCGAGGACACCCGCAACAGCATCGAAGCCTCCGCCGATGCCGAGATGTACGACGACAACAAGAGCTTCAAGGAGAGCGGCAATTACGCCCTTGACATGCCGCAGGGCTCGGAGACGAAGCCGAAGCCGGACCTCACGTACAAGGGGAAGAAGGCCGCGGAGAACACCGTCGTCTACCAGACGAACGACAGCCAGAACCCCCGCCCCCGCGAAATGCGGATCTTCTACTACATGACGTCCGGCGAGGACATGTACAAGCTCACCGTCAGCTACCCGGGCAAGGGTGACTTCACGGAGCGCGGGCGCGAAGTGGCGGAGACCGTGATCGCCAACCTGGACGTCGACGAGCTCTGA
- a CDS encoding succinic semialdehyde dehydrogenase, with translation MTDAQTRDKTGTNPLAPAPAGARTAVDVVTPELVAQLTKGVVGSGRTAGHTPFTGEKLADLPESTPEDVQRAFETARAAQAVWERTPVRQRAAVLLRFHDLLLERQAEVLDLIQLETGKARLHAHEEIQGVSVAARHYGRRAVAYLRPKRHAGAMPVLTKVTERRHPRGVVGQIAPWNYPLELSVGDALPAFVAGNAVVMKPDTETCLTALWARDLLIEAGLPADLFQVVLGEGPVVGPEVVKRADYVSFTGSTRTGREVAQIAASRLVGVSLELGGKNAMLVLEDADLDRAAAGAVRACFSSAGQLCISVERLYVNESVADAFLERFAARTRAIRLGTSLAYGADMGSLVGERQLDAVTRHVDDAVAKGAKVIAGGTARPDVGPYFYEPTILDGVDETMSVCAEETFGPVVSLYRFGSDDEAVERANATPYGLNSSVWTKDARRGGEVAARLRTGTVNINEGYAPAYGSVQSPMGGMKDSGLGRRHGSEGILKYTEAQTVAHQRLLPMAPALGMDDEQYAAFMSRSLRLMKAFRFR, from the coding sequence ATGACGGACGCGCAGACCCGGGACAAGACCGGTACCAATCCTCTCGCCCCCGCCCCGGCGGGCGCCCGGACCGCGGTCGACGTGGTCACGCCCGAACTGGTCGCCCAGCTCACCAAGGGCGTCGTCGGGTCCGGGCGGACCGCCGGCCACACGCCGTTCACCGGCGAGAAGCTGGCCGACCTGCCCGAGTCGACCCCCGAGGACGTGCAGCGGGCCTTCGAGACGGCCCGCGCCGCCCAGGCCGTGTGGGAGCGGACCCCGGTACGTCAGCGGGCCGCCGTGCTGCTCCGCTTCCACGACCTGCTCCTGGAACGCCAGGCCGAGGTGCTCGACCTGATCCAGCTGGAGACCGGCAAGGCCCGCCTGCACGCCCACGAGGAGATCCAGGGGGTCTCCGTCGCCGCCCGTCACTACGGCCGCCGGGCCGTCGCGTATCTGCGGCCCAAGCGGCACGCGGGTGCCATGCCGGTCCTCACGAAGGTGACCGAGCGGCGTCACCCGCGTGGTGTCGTCGGCCAGATCGCCCCTTGGAACTACCCGCTCGAACTGTCCGTCGGTGACGCGCTCCCGGCGTTCGTCGCGGGCAACGCGGTCGTGATGAAGCCCGACACGGAGACCTGCCTCACCGCCCTGTGGGCCCGTGACCTGCTGATCGAGGCCGGACTGCCCGCCGACCTCTTCCAGGTCGTGCTCGGTGAGGGACCCGTCGTCGGCCCGGAGGTCGTCAAGCGCGCCGACTACGTCTCCTTCACCGGCTCCACCCGCACCGGCCGCGAGGTGGCACAGATCGCCGCCTCCCGGCTCGTCGGCGTGTCCCTGGAACTCGGCGGCAAGAACGCCATGCTGGTCCTGGAGGACGCCGACCTGGACAGGGCCGCCGCGGGGGCCGTCCGCGCCTGTTTCTCCTCCGCGGGCCAGCTCTGCATCTCCGTCGAGCGGCTGTACGTCAACGAGTCGGTCGCCGACGCCTTCCTGGAGCGCTTCGCCGCCCGGACCCGCGCGATCCGCCTCGGCACCTCCCTGGCCTACGGCGCCGACATGGGCTCCCTGGTCGGCGAACGCCAGCTGGACGCGGTCACCCGGCATGTGGACGACGCCGTCGCCAAGGGCGCCAAGGTGATCGCGGGCGGCACGGCACGCCCGGACGTCGGCCCTTATTTCTACGAGCCGACCATCCTCGACGGCGTCGACGAGACCATGAGCGTCTGCGCGGAGGAGACCTTCGGCCCGGTCGTCTCCCTCTACCGCTTCGGGTCCGACGACGAGGCCGTCGAACGCGCCAACGCCACCCCGTACGGCCTGAACTCCTCGGTCTGGACGAAGGACGCCCGGCGCGGCGGCGAGGTGGCCGCCCGGCTGCGCACCGGCACGGTCAACATCAACGAGGGATACGCGCCCGCCTACGGCAGCGTCCAGTCGCCGATGGGAGGCATGAAGGACTCCGGCCTCGGCCGCCGGCACGGCTCCGAGGGCATCCTCAAGTACACGGAGGCCCAGACCGTCGCCCACCAGCGGCTGCTGCCCATGGCCCCCGCCCTGGGCATGGACGACGAGCAGTACGCGGCGTTCATGAGCCGGAGCCTGCGCCTGATGAAGGCCTTCCGCTTCCGCTAG
- a CDS encoding GMC oxidoreductase, translating to MDHDAVPAPGHDAVPAPGHDAVPDTGAGADPAHHYDYDVLVVGSGFGGSVTALRLTEKGYRVGVLEAGRRFTSETLPKTSWDLKNYLWAPRLGMYGLQRIHLLGNVMVLAGAGVGGGSLNYANTLYVPPKPFFDDPQWRDITDWQEELKPYYAQAQRMLGVRLNPTTTTTDVHLKAAAERMGVGDTFHMAPVGVFFGDGEDADGKAKAKPGQEVSDPYFGGAGPSRRACAECGECMTGCRHGAKNTLNENYLYLAEKAGAVVHPMTTAVAVTEDAQGGFAVVALPTDNRRKSKSKGKSKSKGKGKGEGEGKDKSRVRTFRAGRVVLAAGTYGTQTLLHRMKANGRLPRLSDRLGELTRTNSEALVGAQTDDRHYRKATGAPKVDFTRGVAITSSIHPDEHTHIEPVRYGRGSNSMGSLSILQIPYTGTDSGPARVLGWLGHAAKHPWLMVRSLSKRRWSERTIIALVMQSLDNSLTTYLKPSGPGRGLLTARQGHGAANPKQIKAATEGASALAAEINGFAGSNIGELTGMPPTAHFLGGCTIGATPETGVIDPYHRLYGHPGISVVDGAAVSANLGVNPSLTITAQAERAMSYWPNKGEPDRRPEQGAAYERLQPVEPKSPAVPENAFGALRLPFLGMPAMPPKN from the coding sequence ATGGACCACGACGCTGTGCCCGCCCCCGGCCACGACGCCGTGCCCGCCCCCGGCCACGACGCCGTGCCCGACACCGGTGCCGGTGCCGACCCCGCGCACCACTACGACTACGACGTCCTCGTCGTCGGCTCGGGCTTCGGCGGCTCGGTCACGGCCCTGCGCCTGACCGAGAAGGGGTACCGCGTCGGCGTCCTGGAAGCGGGTCGCCGCTTCACCAGCGAGACCCTCCCGAAGACCTCCTGGGACCTGAAGAACTACCTGTGGGCCCCCCGGCTCGGCATGTACGGCCTCCAGCGGATCCACCTCCTCGGCAACGTCATGGTCCTGGCCGGCGCGGGCGTCGGCGGCGGCTCCCTCAACTACGCCAACACCCTCTACGTACCGCCCAAACCCTTCTTCGACGACCCGCAGTGGCGCGACATCACCGACTGGCAGGAGGAGCTGAAGCCGTACTACGCACAGGCGCAGCGCATGCTGGGCGTACGGCTCAACCCGACGACGACCACGACCGATGTGCATCTGAAGGCGGCGGCCGAACGGATGGGCGTGGGCGACACCTTCCACATGGCCCCGGTCGGCGTCTTCTTCGGCGACGGCGAGGACGCCGACGGGAAGGCGAAGGCGAAGCCGGGACAGGAGGTGTCCGACCCTTACTTCGGCGGGGCGGGGCCGTCGCGCAGGGCGTGCGCGGAGTGCGGCGAATGCATGACGGGCTGCCGGCACGGCGCGAAGAACACCCTCAACGAGAACTACCTGTACCTTGCCGAGAAGGCCGGTGCGGTCGTCCACCCCATGACGACGGCCGTGGCGGTGACGGAGGACGCGCAGGGCGGGTTCGCCGTCGTCGCACTCCCCACCGACAACCGCCGCAAGAGCAAGAGCAAGGGCAAGAGCAAGAGCAAGGGCAAGGGCAAGGGGGAGGGGGAGGGCAAGGACAAGAGCAGGGTCCGGACCTTCCGGGCCGGCCGGGTCGTGCTGGCCGCCGGCACGTACGGCACCCAGACGCTGCTGCACCGCATGAAGGCGAACGGACGGCTGCCGCGCCTCTCGGACAGGCTGGGCGAGCTGACCCGCACCAACTCCGAGGCGCTCGTCGGCGCCCAGACCGATGACCGCCACTACCGCAAGGCGACGGGGGCGCCCAAGGTCGACTTCACCCGCGGTGTGGCCATCACCTCGTCGATCCACCCCGACGAGCACACCCACATCGAGCCGGTCCGTTACGGCCGCGGATCCAACTCGATGGGCAGCCTCTCGATCCTCCAGATCCCTTACACGGGCACCGATTCGGGCCCGGCGAGGGTCCTGGGCTGGCTCGGGCACGCGGCGAAACACCCATGGCTGATGGTGCGGTCGCTCTCCAAGCGGCGCTGGTCGGAACGGACCATCATCGCGCTGGTGATGCAGTCGTTGGACAACTCCCTGACGACGTATCTGAAACCGTCCGGCCCGGGGCGCGGGCTGCTCACGGCCCGGCAGGGCCACGGCGCCGCCAACCCCAAGCAGATCAAGGCGGCCACGGAGGGCGCGTCCGCCCTGGCCGCGGAGATCAACGGGTTCGCCGGCTCCAACATCGGCGAGTTGACGGGCATGCCGCCGACGGCCCATTTCCTGGGCGGCTGCACCATCGGCGCCACCCCGGAGACCGGCGTGATCGACCCGTACCACCGGCTCTACGGTCACCCCGGCATCTCGGTCGTGGACGGAGCGGCGGTCTCGGCGAACCTGGGAGTGAACCCGTCCCTGACGATCACGGCCCAGGCCGAGCGGGCGATGTCGTACTGGCCCAACAAGGGCGAGCCCGACCGGCGGCCGGAACAGGGCGCGGCCTACGAGCGGCTCCAGCCGGTCGAGCCGAAGTCCCCGGCGGTCCCGGAGAACGCCTTCGGCGCACTGAGGCTGCCGTTCCTGGGGATGCCGGCGATGCCCCCGAAGAACTAG
- a CDS encoding serine/threonine-protein kinase, which translates to MQGLLIAGRYRLGDAIGSGGMGRVWRAHDEVLHRSVAIKELTAALYVSDGDRAMLLARTRAEARAAARINHSAVVTVHDVLEHDGRPWIVMELVEGHSLADAVKERERVEPREAARIGLWVLRALRAAHAAGVVHRDVKPGNVLLGGDGRVLLTDFGIAQIEGDTAITRTGEVVGSVDYLAPERIRGLDPGPASDLWALGATLYTAVEGRSPFRRTSPLTTMQAVVEEEPDEPPYAGPLAPVISALLRKDPATRPDAEATEQMLAEAAEGRRPASAQTYVMTQADGDRVPSAPESAPESAQAPASASASAPHSPVPSSPSPWSSGATAHEPGAGAGAGAGAGAGAVPPSYFPPAAGTGTGPVLGATGAPSPGTTGGASFGPAGGEGPGATAVQSSSGGVTAAGPRRLGRGRLVTLVVVLAALVGGGTAMLLVQRGDGKAQDSSSSASPFDKPMPNPTPTPASTPTPTPGETGADGSEQTGGLPAGWVRRDDPFGFSIVLPGDDWQRVVFDEDTRQVDYTPDGGRSFIRIAADDSPDFDDPYEHLSDLDQQIGRRLVDYRQLGLERRVYRDRESARLEYTWTALAKDTEFPGPYQAVDQMYISRDGVEYAIYMASPAEDWATTSKQFETVLRGWREPR; encoded by the coding sequence ATGCAGGGCCTGCTCATCGCGGGTCGCTACCGGCTGGGCGATGCCATCGGCAGCGGTGGCATGGGCCGGGTGTGGCGCGCACATGATGAGGTGCTGCACCGGTCCGTGGCCATCAAGGAGTTGACCGCCGCGCTCTACGTCTCCGACGGGGACCGGGCCATGCTGCTGGCGCGTACCCGTGCCGAGGCACGCGCGGCGGCACGGATCAACCACTCCGCGGTCGTCACCGTGCACGACGTGCTGGAGCACGACGGCCGGCCGTGGATCGTCATGGAGCTGGTCGAAGGGCATTCGCTCGCCGACGCCGTCAAGGAGCGGGAGCGCGTCGAGCCCCGTGAGGCGGCCCGTATAGGCCTGTGGGTGCTGCGCGCGCTGCGCGCCGCGCACGCCGCAGGGGTGGTGCACCGTGACGTCAAGCCGGGCAACGTGCTCCTCGGCGGTGACGGACGCGTGCTGCTCACCGACTTCGGCATCGCGCAGATCGAGGGCGACACGGCGATCACCCGTACCGGAGAGGTCGTCGGTTCGGTCGACTACCTGGCACCCGAGCGGATCCGCGGCCTGGATCCCGGCCCCGCCTCGGACCTCTGGGCGCTCGGCGCGACGCTGTACACGGCGGTGGAGGGCCGATCGCCGTTCCGCCGCACGTCTCCGCTGACCACCATGCAGGCGGTCGTGGAGGAGGAGCCCGACGAGCCGCCGTACGCGGGCCCGCTCGCACCCGTCATCAGCGCGCTCCTGCGCAAGGATCCGGCCACGCGGCCCGACGCGGAGGCGACCGAGCAGATGCTCGCCGAGGCGGCGGAGGGACGGCGGCCCGCCTCGGCGCAGACGTACGTGATGACGCAGGCCGACGGCGACCGGGTGCCGTCGGCGCCGGAATCGGCGCCGGAATCGGCGCAGGCACCGGCGTCGGCATCGGCATCGGCACCGCATTCGCCGGTGCCGTCGAGCCCGTCGCCATGGTCGTCGGGAGCGACGGCGCACGAGCCGGGCGCGGGCGCGGGCGCGGGCGCGGGTGCGGGTGCGGGTGCCGTGCCACCGTCGTACTTTCCACCGGCGGCCGGCACGGGAACCGGACCTGTGCTTGGCGCGACGGGTGCCCCCAGCCCCGGTACGACCGGTGGGGCTTCTTTTGGTCCGGCGGGCGGTGAGGGCCCCGGGGCCACGGCCGTCCAGTCGTCCTCCGGAGGCGTCACCGCGGCCGGGCCGCGGCGGCTCGGGCGCGGGCGTCTGGTCACCCTGGTCGTGGTCCTGGCCGCGCTCGTCGGCGGAGGGACCGCGATGCTGCTCGTCCAAAGAGGCGACGGCAAGGCGCAGGACAGCAGCAGCTCGGCGTCCCCCTTCGACAAACCGATGCCGAACCCCACTCCCACCCCCGCTTCCACGCCCACTCCCACGCCCGGGGAGACCGGGGCGGACGGCAGCGAGCAGACGGGCGGGCTTCCGGCGGGCTGGGTGCGCCGCGACGATCCGTTCGGCTTCAGCATCGTCCTGCCCGGCGACGACTGGCAGCGGGTCGTCTTCGACGAGGACACACGTCAGGTCGACTACACGCCCGACGGCGGCAGAAGCTTCATCCGTATCGCCGCCGACGACTCTCCCGACTTCGACGACCCGTACGAGCACCTGAGCGATCTGGACCAGCAGATAGGACGGCGGCTGGTCGACTACCGGCAGCTGGGTCTGGAACGCCGCGTCTACCGCGACCGCGAGAGCGCGCGACTGGAGTACACCTGGACCGCGCTGGCGAAGGACACGGAGTTCCCGGGGCCCTACCAGGCCGTCGATCAGATGTACATCTCCCGTGACGGAGTCGAGTACGCGATCTACATGGCGTCCCCGGCCGAGGACTGGGCCACGACGAGCAAGCAGTTCGAAACGGTCCTGCGGGGATGGCGGGAACCCCGCTGA
- a CDS encoding serine/threonine-protein kinase, with protein MVTEGEPGSGPARHNTRVIAGRYRLEARLGRGGMSVVWRATDQLLGRGVAVKELPLDETLSAAEARRQRDRTLREARALAQLSHPHIIVVHDVVEDDDRPYIVLELIDGGSLADRIAVQGPVDAVEAARIGIDLLGALRAAHAAGVLHRDLKPANVLLECGTGRVVLTDFGIARVAGATTLTESGSFVGSPEYTAPERMSGARTGPESDLWSLGALLCTALSGESPFRRDSIGGIVHAVVADEIRPPSQAGPILPVVRGLLERDPDRRLDADRAEGMLRLFLETGRTPESPPLGYLPSGHLPSGHLPSGYLPSGYPARGRGRTRRPPPERRAAAGWGRTPDDLAVTVVRSPGRPTRSVLVAALAAAALMGAGVSAAVLLLDREGDGSGGGGGGGGTPSSTGSLTPASRPPEPRPSRTAGPSRTAGPSASPASSVSPVSFTGMPLSGYVASGTASSDV; from the coding sequence ATGGTGACCGAGGGGGAGCCCGGAAGCGGGCCCGCACGGCACAACACCCGTGTCATCGCGGGCCGTTATCGCCTGGAGGCGAGGCTCGGACGCGGCGGCATGAGCGTGGTGTGGCGGGCGACCGACCAACTGCTCGGGCGTGGCGTAGCCGTCAAGGAACTCCCCCTGGACGAGACGCTCTCCGCGGCGGAGGCGCGGCGGCAGCGGGACCGCACCCTGCGGGAGGCACGGGCGCTCGCCCAGTTGAGCCATCCGCACATCATCGTCGTCCACGACGTCGTCGAGGACGACGACCGTCCGTACATCGTCCTGGAGCTGATCGACGGCGGTTCGCTCGCCGACCGTATCGCCGTACAGGGCCCGGTCGACGCGGTGGAGGCCGCGCGCATCGGCATCGACCTGCTCGGCGCACTGCGCGCCGCCCACGCGGCGGGCGTCCTGCACCGCGATCTCAAACCAGCGAACGTGCTGCTCGAGTGCGGCACCGGCCGGGTCGTCCTCACCGATTTCGGCATCGCCCGGGTCGCGGGCGCCACCACGCTCACCGAGTCCGGCTCCTTCGTCGGCTCGCCCGAGTACACCGCCCCCGAGCGGATGTCCGGGGCCAGGACCGGACCCGAGTCCGATCTGTGGTCGCTGGGCGCGCTGCTGTGCACGGCGCTCAGCGGCGAGTCGCCGTTCCGCCGGGACTCGATCGGCGGGATCGTGCACGCGGTCGTGGCCGACGAGATACGGCCACCCTCGCAGGCCGGCCCGATCCTGCCCGTCGTACGCGGCCTGCTGGAGCGGGACCCCGACCGGCGGCTGGACGCGGACCGCGCGGAGGGGATGCTGCGGCTCTTCCTCGAGACCGGCCGCACACCGGAGTCTCCGCCGCTCGGGTACCTGCCGTCCGGACATCTGCCGTCCGGACATCTGCCGTCCGGGTACCTGCCGTCCGGATATCCGGCGCGCGGGCGGGGCCGAACTCGTCGGCCGCCCCCGGAGCGGCGAGCAGCGGCCGGGTGGGGACGCACCCCCGACGACCTCGCCGTCACCGTCGTGCGCTCGCCGGGGCGGCCCACGAGGAGCGTGCTCGTGGCCGCGCTGGCCGCCGCCGCGCTGATGGGCGCCGGGGTGTCCGCCGCGGTCCTGCTCCTGGACCGCGAGGGTGACGGGAGCGGTGGCGGGGGCGGCGGAGGTGGTACGCCGTCGAGCACCGGGTCGCTGACACCCGCGAGCCGGCCCCCGGAGCCCCGCCCGTCCCGTACGGCCGGCCCGTCCCGTACGGCCGGCCCCTCCGCTTCTCCCGCTTCTTCGGTTTCTCCGGTTTCTTTCACAGGGATGCCGCTTTCGGGATATGTGGCGTCCGGCACGGCGTCGTCCGACGTGTAG